In the Hydractinia symbiolongicarpus strain clone_291-10 chromosome 13, HSymV2.1, whole genome shotgun sequence genome, GCACGAGACTCACCACATTGGTCACAAGATCTTACGCACTGCAGTCCGCCAACATTGCCACGACCAAAGGATAGTATACCTCATGAAAAATCCTCGTCTGTTACCAAATCCATTAAAAGTCCATCTTCAGCCATCTCTGACATGCCAAAACCCACGGAACACCATAACCTTAGCCAGGAACTTAAACAAAAGGTGAGCATCGTTCATGCTGGTTTGATAAACAAGGGGAACACATGCTACGCAAACTCCATTTTGCAAGCATTAACGGTTTTTCCAAGACTTTGGTGTCAATTACCATCAGAGTCCTCTTTGTCATCTCCTCTAGTAAAGTCTATAGTCCTAAATATGTCACTACTGAAACGTTCTCGTTCACCAATTGATCCTTCCAATTTCTTATGAGCGCTGCAAAACAGAATGCATGCTCTTAACAATAACGCGTTTTATCACAATCACCAACAAGATGTGCCCGAGATCCTTCAAGTTGTTTTTGATGAAATTATTGGATCTTCCCCTTTGGTTGACAATCTACTGTCTGTAACTGTGACCACAACAACGTCATGCAACTCCTGTTGTTTCTCCACTTCCAGGGAACAAAAggattcaattttaattttaccaaCGTGTAAGTCAATAGCAGactcttttaacaaatttttacaacctCAAGAACTTCTAGGTGACAACAAGTGGTTCTGCCCCCAGTGTTCATCGCATCAAGAGGCCACAATTGAAACTCAGATTTCTAATTGCGGTGACTTCCTTGTTGTACAATTGTTAAGATACACATCAGTAAATGGGTCTTCTTTTAAAGACAACAAGTTAGTCAATTGCTTGCCTAAAAGACATCATGTCTTAAAGGTAAGCATCTCACCCAACTGACGATGTGTCTTTCAACAACAAGTATAACTTGGTTGCTACCATTAACCACTCAGGTACATTAAAAGCAGGTCATTACTGGGCCTTCATTAAGGACCAACAAAACACCTGGTTCAAATGCAACGATCGCTGTATTTCTCAAGTAGACACATTCCACTTAAATAATTCTTCGTCATACATACTTTTCTTTTCCAGAAGTTAGCTTATTTGTATGTCACACAACAAATGGGGGAGGGAATCCATGACCCTAGCGGTTTTATTTACCCCCAGCTGATTTATGTTGGTCAGTGCACCGTGAAACCGGAGTTTGCTCACTCCTCTCTTTGTATAGAGACACTGTAAGAAgcacagcaagggggcttgatatCATATCTTGTGTTTGGGCTTAACGATCCCAGttattaccccagtccagtACGGAGGCAGAGTTTGCTCACTTTGCTTTCAGGATTGACAATCCTGCTGCCCTTAGTCATTTTAGAAGAAGCTTTGCAAGGGGGTTAGATTTTCTTATCTGGTCTTCGTGGTGTTACGCGCACGCATATTACCCCAGTTATGACAGGCTAGTACTGTCATTAGGCAGGTCCACAGCAACAAttatctgtgtaaggctgagtgttggagctccataacacatggaaagctacagccagggtcACAAGACCTGGCGCGCAGATAGTTGTTTGCTTCTTAAACACATtctctaaagaataattttaaatttatccgtttaaggatattcacgttatgataagttttatttatgtcatttgtacctattcaattcattttgaattgctttaatatttattgtttagtgttgtgttctgtcgctgttgtatttttctgccttttacggtcaatgtttttaggaaatccttgcaaaaagggggattttgcttttttgaaaaatctctagagggttgcaacctctaactatagtagaaccagctgtcattagacaagaaatatcattacagctagctgttttgtcacctcatcatcaaattattttattttcataaaaagaaaAGTATTGCTGACCTGGCTGCACAgagttttgctacacgatttcTTTAATAAACAAATAACTACCGTCGCTCCTATCTCCCAATAGTATACGCCATTAGAATAAAATTTTGAGCCATATGTTTGtcacatttatttaaaaactgttatgaatatattttttgcatCTTTAATAAAATAGAAAGGCAGATTAACACTTAGACTTATACTTTGAAATACGAATGTGCTATCTGTAAGTACTTAGAGTTAGAAATATGCTATCTCTATTTAGTAGGTAagtagtaagtaagtaagtaagtaagtagtcATTTATTCGGACTaagaaagtaagtaagtaagtaagtaagtaaatatgTATTCTGTTTGAAGAATAAAGTTACAACTAAGTATACACAAATACAACCACAAGGGTTTTCTAAGCCGTGTAcactatataaatatataaactttcttttttaaaaactatatacatttaaaaaaaaatgttatgggGGTGGGGGAACCGAGAAAGAGCAAAAAGGGGAGTGTTTTTCTTTGACAATGAACTTAAATAAGTTATAAAATTAAAGGAATAGGTATTGAAAGATTACAAAAACTATTGAGTAGTATTGGTAATACTTTGAGCAAATGATGttgtttataaataataataatatattatatagtatcgcataaaaaatatgtttgataTACTATAGAACTAACAATTTCTCTTTTAAGTGATGTATAAATGTTGATATGAGAGAATCTTTTTTCAAGTTTACACAATATTGATTCCAGTAAGTAGGACCAAGATATAGTAAAGGAAGATATCTATTTCTGTGAGGAATATGAAGACCCATGTTTTGAGACTGTCTGGTGTTATGATTATGTACACTatcagattttttaaatatgttgtaAACATTAGGAGGTAGGTTATTTTTATGAAACTGAAATAACAACCTGCAGGCATTAACCATGTATATCTGATTGAATGTTAAAAGTTTCATATCGTTTATAGTTTGATTATTATTGGTTATTAGAATTTGGTGACAATTATTTACTAATCTATTGatggtgtttatatttttagtgttTGGTGATCCCCAGTTGATAACACCATATTGGATATGTGATTGAACTAAACTATAGTATATGGAAAGTAAAGATTTGCATGGAAGAATAGGACCGAGACGCCTTAGGATACCAATACCTTGTAAAATTCTACTTAAAACAGATTGTATATGATTATCCCAGGAAAGTTCGTCATCTATTATTATTCCCAAATACTTGACAGAATTCTTACGAGTCAGGTTCTTTCCTAGTAACTTGATCTCCGGGATATCGACATGTTTTTCTTTGCTAAAAAATAAGTAGTTAGATTTGGTAACATTCAGGCTCAAAGCATTTGCAATAAGCCAATCACAGACAGAAGTTAGCTcgttattagtttttttaaataattcttgttTGTTGTTACTATCAATAAATAAACTAGTATCATCTGCAAATAGTGTGTATTTAAAAGAAGGGGAAGCATTAGAGATGTCATTTATGTAAAGTAAGAATAATATTGGTCCTAAGATTgaaccttgtggaactccacaaCTAATATGTAATTCACTTGACAGAATGTTAGAAACTGATACACTTTGTGTCCGTCCAGATAGATATGACTTGAACCATTTATTAGCTATTCCACGAATTCCATAGtgttctagtttttttagtaGTATAGTATGGTTTACTGTGTCGAATGCCTTGGCAAAATCAAGAAAGATAGCGATAGAGTGACTCTGGGTTGCTAATGAAGAAGATATTTTGGTAATTAGATCCAGGACTGCATAGCTAGTTGACTTACCTTTTTGAAATCCATATTGCGAAGAAGATATTATTTTGTATTGATCCAAGAAAGTCATTAGTTTTTTATGcataattttttcaattattttgtcaaataacGGAAGAATCGATACCGGTCTATAGTTTTTTGCTTCATGCCTTGTcccatttttaaacaaaggaatCACTTTTGCATATTTCAATGCGTCTGGAAACACACCTTCAGAGAATGATTTATTAATGATAATAGATAATGGTTCAGATAGGAGATCACAATTTTGTTTTATGAGTTTTATAGGGAAATTATATACATCAACTGCTTTAGTGTGATCCAACTTAGATAAGTGGTCTTCCACCTCTTGTGGAGAAACTGCagagcaaaaaaatgaaaaagggtTTCTGTCTtttaaaaagtcgttaaaattttttttggaagaactttttggtaattttttgaCCAATTCTGGAGCCACATTTGCATAATATAAGTTCATCAAAGAGGCAATGTCTTTTGGATCAGTGAATGTTTTACCATCTTGCTTTATAGCAGTtggtgtgtttttatttttgttcctaTTCAAAAACTGATTAATTCCTTTCCAGAActttttgatgttgtttttattggtgtcaaaataatttttatagtattggaattttttaattttgatactatgatttattttattcctCAAGAATTTATATTGAGTATATGCTTGCCTATTGCCACTTCTCATAAACATACCATAGAGTTGattcttttcttttatcatAAGTAGCATGTGATCATTTATCCATGGTTTTACAGATCTTTTCAATTGAGTTTTTGACATTGGTTTCAATGGTGCATGTTTATCTATTACAGTTGTCAAGTTATCATGAAATACATTATACATTAGGTTTACATCATCCATTGAAGTTAATTCTTGTTTGTTATTTATACCCATAAGTTCATTTCGAAATTCCTCTGTATTGAAGTTTGTATAATCTCTTACCTTTTTGTTGTTCTTCACGCGACTCGTATGAATGTCTTCAATGGCTAAAAAATTTGGTAAGTGGTCTGTTATATGTGGAATAAGGTTTCCACTGATGCATTCATCTAAAATAtcattgtaaaaaatgttatcaATTAATGTGTATTTACAACTTTTAGCTATTCTAGTGGGTTGTATAATGTGTGGAAGTAAAAAGTTACTCAACATTATTTCCAAAAATGAATTTGGCTCTTGATGTTCTTCGAATTGGAGAAGGTTGATGTTAAAGTCTCCCATgattactatttttttattttctttgtttatagaGAAAAGTAACTTTTGCATATGGGCCAGAAACTCTGTAGTGTTACATTTAGGGTGCCTGTATATTACTCCTACCAATATATTTTTGGAGTGATCATTAAAAATCTCAATAAACAATATTTCGAATTCCTCATTACTCTCGTTAACTACTCCTGAAAGATCATCTCTTACTATATATTTGAGTtcagaattaatataaaaaccACATCCTGCATTTTGAGAATTTCCACTGATAAATTCATATGGGTGATAACCTGATGGGGTTATTGAATTAATTTCCTTACCTGAGGAGTGCCATGCCTCTGATAGGCCAATGATGTCGAATTTGTATTCTAGAGTATGAACTAGATCACACaaattagaaatgtttttttgataaGATCGTATGTTTGTGTGCAAGAAGGATAATGCAGCATTGAGTTGCTTTGATTGTGTTAGTTTATGAAAATCTTCAAGACTATAGTAGTTAAAATTTAGAACCGATGAGCTGGCATCATCTCTACCTATATTATTAGGGTGTTCAATCTCTAATTTAGGGAGGTTTAGTAGATCATcaagatttttatttattagataTGAGTTGTCATACTTATCAAGCGATGAGTTATACATTAGGTTAAAAAGTTGTTCACTATCCATATCGTTAAAAGGAAAGGAGTTACAATTGCTACATATCCAGTTGTTTATGTTAATGCTTTTAAGTTTAgatttgtttaaatttgcaCACTTTAAATGGACTTTGTGTTTACCAGTGCTGCAGGTTACGGTGGAATTTAcacattttatgtttttgttgcagaAATCACACTCTTTGAAATTATCGCTTATACAAGAGTTAA is a window encoding:
- the LOC130623280 gene encoding uncharacterized protein LOC130623280, producing the protein MSSNRIENVICHICNKIALNNCILCDLCNTWLHVSCLKMTKSTFNKLSQEEVPWFCRQCIYRTLPCTTLTDITLNSLTFNSCISDNFKECDFCNKNIKCVNSTVTCSTGKHKVHLKCANLNKSKLKSININNWICSNCNSFPFNDMDSEQLFNLMYNSSLDKYDNSYLINKNLDDLLNLPKLEIEHPNNIGRDDASSSVLNFNYYSLEDFHKLTQSKQLNAALSFLHTNIRSYQKNISNLCDLVHTLEYKFDIIGLSEAWHSSGKEINSITPSGYHPYEFISGNSQNAGCGFYINSELKYIVRDDLSGVVNESNEEFEILFIEIFNDHSKNILVGVIYRHPKCNTTEFLAHMQKLLFSINKENKKIVIMGDFNINLLQFEEHQEPNSFLEIMLSNFLLPHIIQPTRIAKSCKYTLIDNIFYNDILDECISGNLIPHITDHLPNFLAIEDIHTSRVKNNKKVRDYTNFNTEEFRNELMGINNKQELTSMDDVNLMYNVFHDNLTTVIDKHAPLKPMSKTQLKRSVKPWINDHMLLMIKEKNQLYGMFMRSGNRNKNKNTPTAIKQDGKTFTDPKDIASLMNLYYANVAPELVKKLPKISPQEVEDHLSKLDHTKAVDVYNFPIKLIKQNCDLLSEPLSIIINKSFSEGVFPDALKYAKVIPLFKNGTRHEAKNYRPVSILPLFDKIIEKIMHKKLMTFLDQYKIISSSQYGFQKATQSHSIAIFLDFAKAFDTVNHTILLKKLEHYGIRGIANKWFKSYLSGRTQSVSVSNILSSELHISCGVPQGSILGPILFLLYINDISNASPSFKYTLFADDTSLFIDSNNKQELFKKTNNELTSVCDWLIANALSLNVTKSNYLFFSKEKHVDIPEIKLLGKNLTRKNSVKYLGIIIDDELSWDNHIQSVLSRILQGIGILRRLGPILPCKSLLSIYYSLVQSHIQYGVINWGSPNTKNINTINRLVNNCHQILITNNNQTINDMKLLTFNQIYMVNACRLLFQFHKNNLPPNVYNIFKKSDSVHNHNTRQSQNMGLHIPHRNRYLPLLYLGPTYWNQYCVNLKKDSLISTFIHHLKEKLIHIYLLTYLLTFLVRINDYLLTYLLTTYLLNRDSIFLTLSTYR